The following coding sequences are from one Salvia hispanica cultivar TCC Black 2014 chromosome 3, UniMelb_Shisp_WGS_1.0, whole genome shotgun sequence window:
- the LOC125213880 gene encoding AAA-ATPase ASD, mitochondrial-like, which yields MAATPKAEWLTQLGSVIGGPVFAYTMFRYYFPREITRPLKYYFKKLINFFYPYIRITFPEFQPDGFQRSLAYAAIKRYLNAHSTSQAKHLQATVARDTEAVVLTMASNSSELVTDDFRGIKLWWASRETPPSSQTISLGPREADKRFFSLTFHRKHRQLICNEYIKHVLDQGKAITVKERRRKLFTNSKGSDGGGYSYGRRRLWSEVVFDHPATFQTLAMDPVKKKEIIDDLINFSESKDYYKSVGKAWKRGYLLYGPPGTGKSTMIAAMANLLEYDVYDLELTAVKDNTELRKLLIDTSGKSIIVIEDIDCSLELTGQRERKEKEEEKKKKEEEKDPVKEKMKKMEEKKTSDVTLSGLLNFIDGLWSACGGERIIVFTTNYVEKLDPALIRRGRMDQHIELSYCGYEAFKVLAKNYLQFEEHELFGRIRQLLEETKMTPADVAENLMPKLRGEDKERCLMRLMKAIEEAKVKAEEEEKLKAEEEEKKKKKAAEEDKGEKKKKENGDAEEANGSTDGVVKENGVAENCA from the coding sequence ATGGCAGCAACTCCCAAGGCCGAATGGCTAACCCAACTAGGCTCCGTAATCGGCGGCCCAGTCTTCGCGTACACCATGTTCCGATACTACTTCCCCCGCGAGATCACACGCCCCCTCAAATACTACTTCAAAAAACTCATCAACTTCTTCTACCCATACATCCGCATCACCTTCCCTGAGTTCCAGCCCGACGGCTTCCAGCGCAGCCTCGCCTACGCCGCCATCAAGCGCTACCTCAACGCCCACTCCACCTCCCAGGCCAAGCACCTCCAAGCCACCGTGGCCCGCGACACCGAGGCCGTGGTCCTCACCATGGCCTCCAACTCCAGCGAGCTCGTCACCGACGACTTCCGCGGCATCAAGCTCTGGTGGGCCTCCCGCGAGACCCCCCCTTCCTCCCAGACCATCTCCTTGGGGCCGCGTGAGGCTGACAAGCGCTTTTTCTCCCTCACCTTCCATCGTAAACACCGCCAGCTCATCTGCAATGAATATATCAAGCACGTGCTTGACCAGGGCAAGGCGATCACGGTCAAGGAGAGGCGGAGGAAGCTCTTCACGAATAGCAAAGGAAGCGACGGCGGCGGATACTCTTACGGCCGCAGGAGGCTCTGGAGCGAGGTGGTGTTCGACCACCCTGCGACGTTCCAGACGCTAGCAATGGATCCTGTTAAGAAGAAGGAAATAATCGAtgatttgatcaatttttcgGAGTCGAAAGACTACTACAAGTCGGTTGGGAAGGCGTGGAAGAGGGGCTACCTCCTGTACGGCCCGCCTGGCACCGGGAAATCCACCATGATCGCGGCCATGGCGAATTTGTTGGAATACGACGTGTATGATCTCGAGCTGACCGCGGTGAAGGACAACACGGAGCTGAGGAAGCTTCTGATCGACACGTCAGGGAAGTCGATTATTGTGATCGAGGACATTGATTGTTCGTTAGAGCTGACGGGGCAGAGGGAGAGGAAGGAGAAGgaagaggagaagaagaagaaggaggaaGAGAAGGATCCGGTGaaggagaagatgaagaagatggagGAGAAGAAGACGAGCGATGTGACGCTGTCGGGGCTGCTTAACTTCATCGACGGGCTGTGGTCGGCGTGTGGGGGGGAGAGGATCATCGTGTTCACGACGAACTACGTGGAGAAGCTGGATCCAGCGCTGATTCGGAGGGGGAGGATGGATCAGCATATTGAGCTGTCATACTGCGGGTACGAGGCGTTTAAGGTTTTGGCGAAGAATTATTTGCAGTTTGAGGAGCATGAGTTGTTTGGGAGGATAAGGCAGCTGCTGGAGGAGACGAAGATGACGCCGGCAGATGTGGCGGAGAATTTGATGCCGAAATTGAGGGGTGAGGATAAGGAGAGGTGTTTGATGAGATTGATGAAAGCGATTGAAGAGGCTAAGGTCAAAGCTGAGGAGGAAGAGAAACTCAAggctgaagaagaagaaaaga